In Euphorbia lathyris chromosome 10, ddEupLath1.1, whole genome shotgun sequence, a single genomic region encodes these proteins:
- the LOC136209500 gene encoding signal recognition particle subunit SRP54, chloroplastic, with translation MEAINFSTVASRHFSSASLSINNTRNLNLPKCARNSSKFRSSWTGSTKVTSLSSRNSFAREIWGWVNCKSKISFRKDFRGVVKAEMFGQLTTSLETAWSKLKGEEVLTKENIAEPMRDIRRALLEADVSLPVVRRFVQSVSDQAVGVGVIRGVKPDQQLVKIVRDELVKLMGGEVAELVFAKSPPSVILLAGLQGVGKTTVCAKLANYLKKQGKSCMLVAGDVYRPAAIDQLVILGEQVGVPVYTEGTEVKPSEIAKRGLEEAKKKNMDVVIVDTAGRLQIDRGMMDELKEVKRVLNPTEVLLVVDAMTGQEAAALVTTFNLEIGITGAILTKLDGDSRGGAALSVKEVSGKPIKLVGRGERMEDLEPFYPDRMAGRILGMGDVLSFVEKAQEAMRQEDAEDLQKKIMSAKFDFNDFLKQTRAVARMGSMTRVLGMIPGMGKVTPAQIRDAEKSLKMMEGMIEAMTPEEREKPELLAESPTRRKRIAQESGKTEQQVSQLVAQLFQMRVRMKNLMGVMEGGSIPALSNLEDALKAEQKAPPGTARRKRRADSRRQFADSASSSRPHPRGFGSN, from the exons ATGGAGGCCATAAACTTCTCGACCGTTGCCTCCCGCCATTTCTCTTCCGCTTCTCTCTCCATAAACAACACCAGAAACTTAAATCTCCCGAAATGCGCCAGAAATTCCTCCAAATTTCGTTCTTCGTGGACTGGTTCAACTAAAGTCACTTCACTTTCTTCCAGAAATTCGTTCGCT AGGGAGATATGGGGCTGGGTGAATTGCAAGAGTAAAATTTCTTTCAGAAAGGATTTTCGCGGCGTGGTAAAGGCGGAAATGTTTGGGCAGTTAACCACCAGTCTTGAAACGGCTTGGAGCAAGCTCAAAGGAGAAG AGGTTTTGACGAAGGAAAATATTGCGGAGCCTATGAGGGATATTAGGAGAGCTCTACTTGAAGCAGAT GTGAGTCTTCCTGTTGTTAGAAGGTTTGTCCAATCAGTTAGTGACCAAGCTGTCGGTGTTGGTGTCATTCGAGGAGTTAAACCTGATCAGCAACTGGTCAAG ATTGTACGTGATGAGCTTGTGAAGTTGATGGGCGGAGAGGTGGCTGAACTGGTTTTTGCAAAATCTCCCCCATCTGTGATATTATTGGCAGGTCTACAAGGAGTTGGAAAGACAACAGTTTGTGCAAAGTTAGCTAATTACCTTAAGAAACAG GGGAAGTCTTGCATGCTTGTGGCTGGGGATGTGTACAGACCTGCTGCTATTGATCAACTTGTTATTTTGGGGGAACAG GTGGGCGTGCCTGTGTATACAGAAGGGACAGAGGTTAAACCTTCCGAAATAGCTAAAAGAGGCTTGGAGGAggctaaaaagaaaaacatggaTGTGGTAATAGTAGACACTGCTGGAAGACTGCAG ATAGACAGGGGAATGATGGATGAGCTAAAAGAAGTGAAACGGGTCCTTAATCCCACAGAAGTACTGCTTGTCGTGGATGCAATGACTGGGCAAGAAGCTGCAG CTTTGGTTACGACCTTCAATCTAGAAATTGGAATTACGGGTGCCATTTTGACCAAGCTAGATGGAGATTCTAGAGGTGGTGCGGCTCTGAGCGTTAAAGAG GTATCAGGGAAGCCAATTAAACTTGTCGGGCGGGGTGAGCGGATGGAGGATCTTGAACCTTTCTACCCCGATCGTATGGCTGGGCGCATTCTAGGAATGGGAGATGTTCTCTCTTTTGTAGAGAAAGCACAAGAAGCT ATGCGCCAAGAAGATGCTGAAGATTTGCAAAAGAAGATAATGAGTGCCAAGTTTGACTTCAATGATTTCCTTAAGCAAACTCGTGCAGTTGCACGTATGGGTTCCATGACTCGCGTCCTCGGGATGATCCCGGGAATGGGAAAg GTTACTCCCGCCCAAATTCGAGACGCAGAGAAGAGTTTAAAGATGATGGAAGGAATGATCGAAGCAATGACACCTG aggagagagagaagccaGAACTGTTGGCAGAATCTCCTACCAGAAGAAAGAGAATTGCGCAGGAATCTGGAAAAACTGAGCAGCAG GTGAGTCAACTTGTTGCTCAACTCTTCCAAATGCGTGTCCGTATGAAGAATCTAATGGGCGTTATGGAGGGAGGATCTATTCCTGCTCTGAGCAATCTTGAAGATGCACTTAAAGCTGAGCAAAAG GCTCCTCCTGGTACTGCAAGAAGGAAGAGAAGAGCAGATTCCAGAAGACAATTTGCAGACTCGGCTTCATCATCGAGGCCACATCCTCGTGGTTTCGGGTCAAACTAG
- the LOC136209917 gene encoding putative pentatricopeptide repeat-containing protein At3g11460, mitochondrial, whose amino-acid sequence MAVKAKLYHQLQSTTAGISIAVNSSQWNTRLRELAIKSLFNDALFVYLQMLRSGSSPNAFTFPFALKSCAALSLPITGKQLHCHVIRTGCLLEPFVQTSMISMYSKCSFIDDARQVFDENPQSNKLTVCYNALIAAYALHNRVRDAVFLFREMRELGLEINGVTMLGLVPVCGIPGNLELGTSIHCFSVKSGLNLDLSVGNCLITMYAKFGEIEIARKLFTQMPQKKLITWNAMINGYSQNGLATEVLELYKEMKSRGVYPDPVTFSGVLSSCAHLGAHDVGKEIEEQMKVSGLTSNPFLNNALINMYARCGNLVSARDIFDGMPVKSVVSWTAMVGGYGMHGEGEVAVNLFDDMIRAGIRPDGTAFVSVLYACSHAGLTDKGLEYFGVMQSKYMLQPGPEHYSCVVDLLGRAGRLNEARELIQSMKVKPDGAVWGALLGACRIHKNVELAELAFEKVVELEPTNIGYYVLLSNIYTEARNLDGLLRVRVMMRERKLKKDPGCSYVEFNGSVNLFFAGDRNHPRHEEIYRKLDELEKLVKEVDEYGKDFEGRRDEELRNTTSVHSEKLAITFGILNTMEGSEIVVIKNLRICGDCHLFIKLVSKVVNHKFVVRDATRFHHFWNGMCSCKGYW is encoded by the coding sequence ATGGCCGTTAAGGCTAAACTATATCACCAACTCCAGTCAACCACAGCCGGAATCTCCATTGCCGTCAATTCATCGCAGTGGAATACTCGATTAAGAGAATTAGCAATTAAATCTCTCTTCAACGATGCGCTTTTTGTCTACCTCCAAATGCTCCGTTCTGGCTCTTCCCCTAATGCCTTCACATTCCCATTTGCCCTCAAATCCTGCGCCGCCCTCTCTCTTCCGATTACCGGAAAACAACTCCATTGTCATGTCATCAGGACCGGGTGTTTACTGGAACCCTTTGTTCAGACCTCCATGATTTCAATGTACAGTAAATGTTCTTTTATTGATGATGCACgccaagtgtttgatgaaaatCCTCAATCAAATAAGCTTACAGTTTGTTACAATGCGTTGATAGCTGCGTATGCTTTGCACAATAGAGTAAGAGATGCAGTGTTTTTGTTTAGGGAGATGAGAGAATTGGGTTTGGAGATTAATGGTGTTACTATGTTAGGGTTAGTTCCTGTATGTGGGATTCCGGGGAATTTGGAATTGGGAACTTCAATTCATTGTTTCTCTGTGAAATCTGGATTGAATTTAGATTTATCTGTTGGAAATTGTTTGATTACAATGTATGCGAAATTTGGGGAAATTGAAATTGCTAGGAAGTTGTTCACTCAGATGCCACAAAAAAAGTTAATTACTTGGAATGCTATGATAAATGGGTACTCCCAAAATGGCTTAGCTACTGAAGTTCTGGAGCTTTATAAGGAGATGAAATCAAGAGGGGTTTACCCTGATCCGGTAACTTTTTCTGGGGTTCTTTCGTCGTGTGCTCATCTCGGTGCACATGATGTCGGTAAGGAGATAGAAGAGCAGATGAAAGTTTCTGGCTTAACATCAAACCCTTTCCTGAACAATGCTCTGATCAATATGTATGCTAGGTGTGGTAATTTGGTAAGTGCTAGGGATATTTTTGATGGTATGCCAGTGAAAAGTGTGGTCTCGTGGACTGCAATGGTAGGCGGATACGGAATGCACGGAGAAGGAGAGGTTGCGGTCAACCTCTTTGATGACATGATCAGGGCAGGAATTCGGCCTGATGGAACAGCATTTGTGAGTGTTTTATATGCCTGTAGTCATGCCGGATTGACTGATAAAGGGTTGGAGTATTTCGGCGTAATGCAGAGTAAGTACATGTTGCAACCTGGTCCGGAGCATTACTCTTGTGTGGTGGATCTTTTAGGCAGGGCCGGTCGGTTGAATGAGGCTCGAGAGCTGATTCAGTCTATGAAAGTAAAACCTGATGGTGCAGTTTGGGGAGCACTTTTAGGTGCTTGCAGGATCCATAAAAATGTAGAGTTAGCAGAGTTGGCTTTTGAGAAGGTTGTTGAGCTTGAACCTACGAACATCGGTTACTACGTATTGTTGTCTAATATATACACTGAGGCAAGGAATTTGGATGGGTTGTTAAGAGTTAGAGTGATGATGAGGGAGAGGAAGCTCAAAAAGGACCCGGGTTGTAGCTACGTTGAATTTAATGGGAGTGTTAACCTCTTCTTTGCTGGAGATAGAAATCATCCTCGACACGAGGAAATATACCGGAAGTTGGATGAGTTAGAAAAGCTGGTAAAGGAAGTTGATGAGTACGGCAAGGATTTTGAAGGAAGAAGAGACGAAGAACTTCGAAATACTACGAGTGTGCACAGTGAAAAATTGGCAATTACATTTGGGATTCTGAACACCATGGAAGGATCAGAGATTGTTGTGATAAAGAATCTTAGAATATGTGGAGATTGTCACTTGTTTATAAAGTTAGTTAGCAAAGTTGTGAATCATAAATTTGTAGTTAGAGATGCAACTCGATTCCATCATTTCTGGAATGGAATGTGTTCTTGCAAAGGTTACTGGTGA